The DNA sequence TCTTGCCGAAATCCTCGTCGGCCCAGTCTCGCCGGGCGAACCCGACGAGCGAGAACGACGGCGGCAACAGGCCCCGGTTGGCCAGGTCGTAGATCGCCGGCATCAGCTTCTTACGGGCCAGGTCACCGGTGACGCCGAAGATGACCACGCCGCACGGCCCGGCGATGCGCGGCATCCGCTTGTCGCGCTTGTCGCGCAGCGGGTTGTGCCAGCCCGCGGGGGCGGGTGCAACCACCCCCGGGACGGGCTGTTGGGTGCCGGTCATTTGGCGGCGTCGAGCTGGCCCTGGGTTGCGTCGAGCAGTTCCTGCCACGATTTCTCGAACTTCTCCACGCCCTCGTTCTCGAGCACGAGGAACACGTCGCGGATGTCGATGCCGATGGCGTCGAGCTTGTCGAACACCTCCTGCGCGGCCTGCGCAGTGCCGGTGATCGTGTCGCCGGTGACCACACCGTGGTCGGCGACGGCGTCAATCGTCTTCTCCGGCATGGTGTTCACCGTGTTCGGCGCCACCAATTCGGTGACGTAGAGGGTGTCGGAGTAGTCGGGGTTCTTGACGCCGGTGGACGCCCACAGCGGCCGCTGCACCCGCGCCCCGGCCTCGCCCAGCGGCGCGAACCGGCTGCCGCCGAGAAACACCTCTTCGTAGGCCGCGTACGCCAGCCGGGCGTTGGCCACACCGGCCTTGCCGCGCAGCTCCAGCGCCTCCGGCGTGCCGATCTTCTCCAAACGGGCATCGATCTCGGTGTCGACCCGGGAGACGAAGAACGAGGCGACCGAGTGGATCTTGGACAGGTCGTGGCCGGCCTGCTTGGCGGCTTCCAGGCCGGCCAGGTAGGCGTCCATCACCGCGCGGTGGCGCTCCACCGAGAAGATCAGCGTGACGTTCACCGAAATACCCTCGGCCAGAACGGCGGTGATGGCGGGCAGGCCCGCCTCGGTGGCCGGGATCTTGATCAGCAGGTTCGGCCGGTCGACGATCTTCCACAGTTCGATGGCCTGCAGCACCGTCTTGTCGGTGTCGTGTGCCAGGCGCGGGTCCACCTCGATGGACACCCGGCCGTCGACCCCGTCGGAGGCTTCCCACTGCGGCCGCAGCACGTCGCAGGCGTCGCGGACGTCGTCGGTGGTGACGGTGCGGATGGTGGCGTCGACGTCGGCCCCGCGCTCGGCGAGTTCGGCGACCTGGGCGTCATAGGCGGTGCCCTTGGACAGGGCGGCCTGGAAGATCGACGGGTTGGTGGTCACGCCGACGACACTCTTGGTGTCGATCAGTTCTTGCAGGTTGCCCGACTTCAACCGGTCGCGGGACAGGTCGTCGAGCCAGACGGAGACGCCCGCGGCGGCCAGCGCCGCGAGATTGGGATTCTGTGCCATGGCGGTTTCCTTGGTCTCTGGAGTTGTCTGCGGAGTGGTCGATCAGTTGTCGATAACGCGTTCGGCCGCCGCGACGACGGCCTCTGGGGTGAAACCGAATTCGCGGAACAGCGTCTTGTCGTCGGCGGATTCGCCGTAGTGCTCGATGGAGATGATCTCGCCGGTGTCTCCGACGTACTTGTACCAACTCTGGGCGATGCCGGCCTCCACCGCGACACGGGCCGATACGTCTGGCGGGAGCACGGTGTCGCGGTACTCCTGCGGCTGCGCCTCGAACCATTCGACGCACGGCATCGACACCACGTAGGCGCGGATATCCTTCTCGGCCAACAGCTTTTGCGCCTCGACTGCGAGTTGAAGTTCGGAGCCGGTGGCAATGATGATCACGTCGGCGTCATCGGCCGGGTTCCCGCCACCCAGGACGTAGCCGCCCTTGGCCACACCATCGCTGCTGGTGCCTTCCAGTACCGGTATGCCCTGCCGGGTGAGGATGAAACCGACCGGACCGCTGCCGTTTCCGCGCGCGATGATGCTGCGCCACGCGTAGGCCGTCTCGTTCGGATCGCCCGGACGCACCACCGAGAGTTTGGGGATGGCGCGCAGCGCGGCGAGGTGCTCGATGGGCTGGTGGGTGGGGCCGTCTTCGCCGAGGCCGATCGAGTCGTGCGTCCAGATGTAGATGGTGTCGATATCCATCAGCGAAGCCAGCCGAACCGCCGGGCGCATGTAATCGGCGAACTGCAGGAAGGTGCCACCGAAGGCGCGGGTCGGCCCGTGCAGCACGATGCCGGACAGGATCGAGCCCATCGCGTGCTCGCGGATACCGAAGTGCAGAACCCGGCCGTACCAGTCCGCGGTGAAGTCCTCGGTGGAGATGCTCGGCGGCCCAAACGATTTCACACCGTTGATCGTTGTGTTGTTGCTGCCGGCGAGATCGGCAGAACCGCCCCAGAGCTCGGGCAGCTTCGGTGCCACGTCGTTGAGCACCTGACCGAAGGCGGCCCGGGTGGCGACGGCCTTCGAGCCCGGCTCCCAGTAGGTGAGGTCGGCGTCCCAGCCGTCGGGCAGCTCCTGGGCCAGAAGCCGGTCCAGCAAGGCCTTGCGTTCCGGTTCGCGCTGCGCCCACGCGTCGAACTCGCCCTGCCACTTCTGGTGGGCCTCGCGGCCCCGGTCGACCAGCTTGCGGGTGTGCGCGATCACCTCGTCGGAGACCTCGAAGGTCTTGTCCGGATCGAAGCCGAGGACTTCCTTGGTGGCCTTAACCTCGTCGGCGCCCAGCGCCGAGCCGTGCACGCCGCCGGTGTTCATCTTGGTCGGCGCGGGATAGCCGATGATGGTGCGCACCGAAATGAACGACGGCTTGTCGATGACCTTCTTGGCCTCCTCGACGGCCTTCTCGATGCCGACCACGTTCTCGCCGCCTTCGACTTCCTGGACATGCCAGCCGTAGGCGCGGTAACGATCGGCAACGCTTTCCGACAGGGCGATGTCGGTGTCGTGCTCGATGGAGATGTGGTTCTTGTCGTAGAACACGATGAGGTTGCCGAGCTGCTGGGTGCCGGCCAGCGAGGACGCCTCGCTGGTGACGCCCTCTTCGATGTCGCCGTCGGAGGCGATCACGTAGATGTAGTGGTCGAACGGGCTGGTACCGACCGGTGCGTCGGGATCGAACAGGCCGCGCTCGTAGCGCGCGGCCATCGCCATGCCCACGGCCGAGGCCAGGCCCTGGCCCAGCGGGCCGGTGGTGATCTCCACGCCCTTGGTGTGCCGGAACTCCGGGTGACCGGGGGTCTTGGAGCCCCAGGTCCGCAGCGACTCGATATCGGACAGCTCCAGGCCGAATCCGCCCAGGTACAGCTGCAGGTACAGGGTCAGGCTGCTATGCCCGCAGGACAGAATGAACCGGTCGCGGCCCAGCCAATGGGTATCGCTGGGGTCGTGGACCATGACCCGCTGGAACAGGGTGTAGGCCAGCGGGGCGAGGCTCATGGCGGTGCCGGGGTGGCCATTGCCCACCTTCTGCACCGCATCGGCAGCCAGAACACGAACCGTGTCGACGGCACGCGAGTCGACCTCGGTCCAGTCGTCGGGGTGGTGCGGTTCGGTCAGAGCGGAAATCTGGTCGAGTGTGGTCACTAACTCACTCCTGGCGTCGTCAGGTCGGCGGGCAAGCTGGGGCCTTACATCACCCTAGTGCCGGATGGGTCATCACTGCACAGTGCTGCCTGCAGCGTTACCAGCAGGCGAAGAACTACGCCTGCGACTCTCTCACTGTGGTGAACTCGCCGTGAATTGCCCCTTGAGTTCCGGCGGCGGGGTCCCGCGGTCTACCATCGCCTGTAGTAGATCGTTGGCGTGGCCGCCGGTTGTCAGGAGTCAGTTGCGTGAGAGTTCGCGAAGTGCACCTCGTCGAAGGGGCGCCGGTCCGGTTCCGCGACAGACTGTTGGGCTATCTCGCGCTGACCAAGCCGCGCGTGATCGAACTGCTCCTGGTCACCACGATTCCGGCGATGCTGCTGGCCGGCCGGGGCACGGTTGACCCGCTGCTGATCGCGAACACCCTGTTCGGCGGCATGCTGGCCGCTGCCGGCGCCAACGCGCTGAACTGCGTGGCGGACGCCGACATCGACAAGGTGATGAAGCGCACCGAGCGCCGCCCGCTGGCCAGGGCCACCGTGCCCCGGAGCCATGCGCTGGTGTTCGGGCTGGCGCTGTCAGTGGCGTCGTTCTTCTGGCTGTGGTGGACCACCAACATGCTCTCGGCCCATCTGGCCGCCGCCACCATCGCGTTTTACGTGCTGGTCTACACGTTGCTGCTCAAGCGCCGGACCTCGCAGAACGTCGTCTGGGGCGGTGCCGCGGGCTGCATGCCGGTGATGATCGGCTGGTCGGCGGTGACCGACACCATCGGCTGGCAGGCGCTGGTGATGTTCGCGATCATCTTCTTCTGGACACCGCCGCACACCTGGGCCCTGGCGATGAAGTACAAGGACGACTACGCCGCCGCCGGGGTGCCGATGCTGCCCGTGGTCGCCACCGAACTGCAGGTCACCCGGCAGGTCGTCATCTACACCTGGCTCACCGTGGCGGCCACCCTCGCGCTGATCCCGGCCGCCGGTTGGCTGTACGCGGCGGTCGCCGCGCTGGCGGGGGCCTGGTTCCTGGTGATGGCCCACCAGCTGCACGCCGGGGTTCGCCGCGGCAACCCGGTCAAACCGCTGCGGCTGTTCCTGCAGTCGAACAACTACCTTGCATTGGTGTTCGTGGCGCTGGCGGTGGACTCCGCACTGGATCTGCCCACCGTCGCCCAGCTGCTGGTGCGCTAACTGCGTCAGCTTTCGTGGTGGGCGTTCTATAGCGAGGTGCTTCGCGGCGTCGTCGGCGTCTCGATGGTCGTACTGGTCGCGGCACGGTGGGGGCCGGACGGTGCTGCCTTTCCCGCCGGAATGGCCGCGGCCATCGCCGGTGCGGTGTCCCTCGATGACGCACCGCACGGCCCGATCCCCGCTGCCGCCTGGTCGTCGGCACAAATGGCCATCGCGGCCTTCCTGGGTGTCCTGACATTCACGCACCCGGTGCTCTACGTCGCAACGACGGTCCTGTGGTGTTTCGCCGCGGGGCTGACGTGGGGAATCACGCCGACCGCCGGTCTGGTCACGGCCGCGTCGTCCTCGGTGCTCGTCGCGGCACCCGCCCAGCAGAGCTCGGTGAGTCACGCCGCCATCAGCGCTGGGATCACCGTCGCCGGTGGACTGCTGCAAGTACTGCTGATCGCCATCTGGCCCCGGGCTCGGTGGGCCGCTCAGCGCGCCGCGCTCACCAACGCCTACCGTGCGGTGGCACAGTACGCACGCGCCGCCGCCGCCGACCCCACAACCCGCCTGGACCGCGCGCCGATCGACTTCCTTCGCGCCGCCTTCACCCTGACCGCGGGGCAGGCGCGTAGGCGGCCGTTGGCCTACCGCACCTACCTCGGATTGCCCGAACGCCTGGCGGACTCTCTGGCGATGCTGGCGAATGCACCCATCGGCCGCGACCTGTTGCCGGCCACCGCGGACGTCATCGACGCACTGACGGCACCCGGCCGGCTGAACCGGGTGGTCATCGAGCGCGCACTGAACGCCTTTGACGCTGCGGCACAGGGGAGTGGTCCCGCATCTGTGGGTCGGCTCGTCGCGGATATCCATGCGCTGGAAGCCATCCGCCTGCATGGACGGCACCCGGGGACGGAGCCGGAGATGCTGCGCCGGCCAGGGTTCCTCGGCGCGCAGCGTCAGGCGCTGGCTGCCGTCCGGTCGCACCTGCGCGTCTCCTCGCCCGTCCTTCGCCACGCGATCCGGCTGAGTCTGGGGGTCGGCGGGTGCGTGGCTGCGGTGTTGATATGGCATGTGCCACATGGCTTCTGGCTTCCGCTGACGGTGTTGATGGTCAGCCGTCCCGACGGTGGCCACACCCGCAAGCGGGTGGGCATGCGGATCGTCGGAAACATGCTCGGTGTCACCGCGGCCAGCGCCATCGCCGCGCTCGGTCATCCGGTCGGCGCGGTGTCGGCAGTGGCGGCAGTGATCTGTCTGGCTATCGCCTACGCGGTGGCGCCAGCGGGATATGTGGCGCTGAGCGCGGCGCTGGCGGCGGCCACGGTGTTCTTGATCGATGTGACCGGTAGTGCCGACCTGCACACGGTGGGTCAGCGGATCGCCCTGACGGCCCTGGGCGGGCTTGTCGCGGTGCTCGTCGACGTCTGTATTCCGTCGACCGTCACAACGTCGACGTAGCTGGATCCCCGGTCAGGGCACCAGGACGATCGAGCCCGTGGTCTTGCGGCCCTGCAGATCGCGATGCGCCTGGGCGGCATCGGCCAGCGGGTAGTGACCGCCGACGGTGATCGTGATCGACCCGTCGGCGATCGCGTCGAGGAGTTCGCCTGCCCGCCAGGCGAATTCGTCGGGTGTGCGAGTGAAGTGGGCCAGGTTCGGCCGGGTCAGGAACACCGAACCGGCGGCGTTGAGGCGCTGCGGGTCCACCGGCGGCACGGGACCACTGGAGGCGCCGAACAAGGCCAGCGTGCCGCGCACCGCCAGGCTGGCCAGGCTCGCGTCGAACGTCGACTTGCCCACTCCGTCGTACACGGCGGCCACCCCGTGGCCCCCGGTGAGGTCGCGGACCGCGGCGGCGAACACGCTCGGGTCATCCGGATAGTCGAGTACCTCGACGGCGCCGGCCTGCCGCGACAGTGCGGCCTTCTCGGGGGTGGACGCGGTGGTGATCACCCTGGCCCCCAGGCTGGTGGCCCATTGCGTCAGGATCAGGCCCACTCCGCCGGCTCCGGCGTGCACCAGCACCGTGTCGCGGGGCTGCACCTCGTACACCGACTTGATCAGATAGTGCGCCGTCATCCCCTTCAGCAGCGCCGAGGCCACCGCGTCGGACTGCACCGCATCCGGCACGTAGGCGACGAAATCGGCTGGCGCCGTGCAAAATTCGGCATAGGCGCCGGCGGCGTTCGCGGTGACCACCCGGTCGCCGGGTGCGATCGCCGCAACATCGTCCCCGACGGCGGCCACCGTCCCGCACACCTCGCTGCCCAGGACGAACGGCACCTCGCGCGGGTACAGCCCGGACCGAAAGTAGGTGTCGATGTAATTGACGCCGATCGCGTCCGCCTGGATCAGCACCTGGCCCGGGCCGGGTGCGGGCGTGTCCTTCTCGACGTAGGAGAGGACCTCGGGACCACCTGTCTCGGCGACTTCGATTGCGTGCATGTCACTATCATCCCCGGTGTGAAGTCGCCCGTGTCGCTAGCCCGTCCCGACCTGTTCCACCCCAAGATCGTGCTGGCCGGGTGCCCGCAGTTGGTCTCCGGTGACGGCGACGACGACGGCGTGATCGAGGCGTTGCGCACCCGCGGCCTGCACGCCCGCTGGCTGTCCTGGGACGACCCGCAGACCGAGGCGGCCGACCTCGTCATCCTCCGGGCAACCTGGGATTACGCCGAGCGTCGAGACGAGTTCCTGGCCTGGACCACCCGGGTGCCCAACCTGCTGAACGGCCCGGCGGTGGTCGCCTGGAACAGCGACAAGCACTACCTCGACGACCTGGCCGCCGCGGGTGTGCCGACGCTGCCGTCGTCTTTCTTCGAGCCGGGGGAGCAGCTGCGACTGCCCAAGGGGGAGGTCGTGGTGAAACCGGCGATCGGGGCCGGGTCCATCGATACCCGGCGGTTCACCGACCGGACTGCCGCCCGCGAGCACGCTGCGGCCCTGCAGGCCAGCGGCCGTACCGCGCTGGTCCAGCCCTACGACGCCCGGGTGGAGGCCGGCGAGACCGCGCTGGTGTTCCTCGGCGGTGAGCAATCCCATGCCTTCACCAAGGGGCCGATGCTGCCGCCGGAGGGCGAATTGCCCGAACTCGACGAGTCGGGCACGTTCGCCGCGGAGTCGTTGCGGGGCGCCGACCCGGATTTCGCCATGTGGGACGTGGGCTACGCCGCGCTGGACGCGGCCGCGCGGCACCTGGGAATCGCCCGCGGAGATCTGTTGTACGCCCGCGTCGACCTGATCGGCGGACCCGACGCGCCGCTACTGCTCGAGCTGGAATTGATCGAGCCGTCATTGGGCTGGCGTCAGCTCGACGAGCCGACCAGGGCGTTGCAGCAGCGCGCGTTCGCTCTGGCCGTGGAGTCAGCCTGCGAGCGTCTTGGGCTCGGCCCGCTGTCGCATCGACGCCCATAACGCGGCGGTGGCCGCGGTACAGGCTGCCGCACCGGCGACGTGGAAGGCCACCAGGACGGCGGGCACCCCGGTGAAGAACTGCACCGCGCCGAGCAGACCCTGGGCCACCACCAGGGCGATCAGCACGGCCAGCCGCCGCATGATCAGCCGCGGCGCGTACACGGCGCACAAGCCTGCCCCCAGACCGATCAGCAGCGACAGGTAGATGAACAGGAACGTCGAGTGCGCGTGCACCAGCGTGATGATCTCCACCTCGAGGCGAGGTACCACCCGTTGCGGGCTCTTGTCGCCGGCATGCGGGCCGGCGCCGGTGACCGTCGTTCCGGTGATCAACGTCGCCGACAGCGCCAGCGCGCTCAGTAGGGTCAACTGCCGCAACGGTTTCGGAACCAGCGCGGTGGTGACACCGTCGTCGGGTTCGCCGATCTTGACGAACAGCAGGGTGGCCAGCCAGACCATCAGCATCGAGGCCAGCATGTGGATGGCCACCGTCCACCACAGCAGGCCGGTCAGCACCGTGATGCCGCCGATCACCGCCTGCAGCACGGTCGAGGCCGGCATCAACCAGGCGTAGATCAGCACCTCGCGGCGCCGGCGCGCCCGGGTGACGGCCAGGACGGCCAGGATCGCGGTGATGACCACCAGGAACGTGATCATCCGGTTGCCGAACTCCACGGCCTGATGGATGCCGGGCACCTCGGGATGCGGCTGCGGGGTGAAGCTCCCCGGGAAGCATTGCGGCCAGGTGGGGCAGCCCAGTCCGGACGCGGTGACGCGCACGATCGCGCCGGTGACCGCGATACCGGCTTGGGTCAGCAGCACCGCGGCGGCGATGACGCGCTGGGTGCGCAGGCTGGGCAGTGGAAGAAGGTCCACCAACCGCAGGAATAACCGCACCGCCCGATCGTAGAGGACGGCGAACTACACCCCGTAGTAGGGCTGTGCTCAGGTGAAGCGGAACCAGCGCAGGGCGGCCAGCGCCGACACCGCGCCCCACACCGCGAGCACCGCGATGCCGAACCAGTCCACCGAGAGCGACATCGCCCGGGTCAGCGCCTCGGTGAGTGCGCCCGACGGCGTCAGCCGCGCCACCCAGGACACCGCCCGCGGGATGGCCGACGTCTCCAGTGTCAGCGCACCGAGGCCGGCGAAGACGAACCACAGCAGGTTGGCCACCGCGAGCACGATCTCGGCCCGCAACGTCCCGCCGAGCAGCAGACCCATCGCGGCGAAGCCGGCCGTGCCCAGCGCGATGATCACCGCACCGAGCAGCAGGCCCAGCGGATGCGGCCGCCAGCCGAGCGCCAGCCCGATCCCGCCGAGCAGCAGGGCCTGCAGGAACACCACCGTGACGACGGCAAGTGCCTTGCCGGCGATGATGCCCCACACCGGCAGGGCGGTGGCACCGAGGCGTTTGAGTGCCCCGTAGCGCCGGTCGAACGCCACCGCGATCGCCTGACCGGTGAAGGCGGTCGAGATCACCGCGAGCGCCATGATCATCGGCACGAACACGTTCACCCGATGCTCGCCGAAGGAGCCCAGCGGCAACAGCGTGAGTCCGATCAGCAGCGTGATCGGGATGAACATGGTCAGCAGCAACTGTTCCCCGTTGCGCAGCAACAGCTTCAGCTCCAGCCCGTACTGGGCGGCCAGCATCGTGGGCACCGCGTTCGGCCGGGGATCCGGGCGGAACGTGCCCGCGGGGAAGAGCTCGCTCATGGCCGTAGCTCCTTGCCGGTCAGGTCGAGGAACACATCCTCGAGGCTGCGCTGTTCGACGCGGACGTCGGTGGCCAGCACATTGAGCCGGGCACACCAGGCCGTCACCGTCGCCAGCACCTGGGGGTCGATATCGCCCTCGACCAGGTATTCGCCGGGCGACACCTCGGAGGTGGTGTAGTTCTCCGGCAGCGCGGTGATCAACAGCGACAGGTCGAGCCGGCGCGGCGCGGTGAACCGAAGCTGACCTTCGGCGCCGTCGCGCATCAGGTCCGCGGGCGTTCCGGAGGCCACCGAGGAGCCATGGTCGATGATGACGATCCGATCGGCCAGTTCCTCGGCCTCCTTGAGCTGGTGTGTGGTGAGCACGACCGTCACCCCGTCCCGGCGAAGCGCGTCGATCAGCTCCCAGACCACCAGCCGGGCGTGGGCGTCCATCCCGGCGGTCGGCTCGTCGAGGAAGACCAGCTCCGGCCTGCCGACCAGCGCGCAGGCCAATGCCAGCCGCTGTTGCTGACCGCCGGAGAGCCGGCGGTAGGTGGTGCGTGCGGCGTCGGTGAGCCCGAGGGTGTCCAGCAGCCAGGCCGGGTCCAGCGGGTTGGCCGCATAGGAGGCGACCAGGTTGAGCATCTCGCCGGCCCGGGCCGCGGGATAGCCGCCGCCGCCCTGCAGCATGACCCCGACCCGTTCCCGGACGCGGGCATTGTCGGCGACCGGATCCAGTCCGAGGACCGAGATCGTGCCCTCGTCGGGCCGGACGAACCCCTCGCACATCTCCACCGTGGTGGTCTTGCCGGCGCCGTTGGGACCCAGCAGGGCCAGCACCTCGGCGGGCTGCACGTCGAGGTCGAGGTTCGAGACAGCCGTCGTCGACCCATAGCGTTTGGTGACCCCGCGCAGCCGCACGGGGATTTCGGAGCCGGAACTCACGGGGTCTCAGCGTAGGCGTCCGGCGCGGAGCGCGGCGTGGGCGGTTGGTTCGGCGGGTCGGAGACCGGGGGATCGGGCTCCTGGCCGCTGAACGTTTCGGTGGTGCCCGGCACGGTCCGCCAAGGCAGCCGATTGATGGTCAGCGCGATCAGGAGAAGCACGATGACGGTGCTCGCGACGGTGGCGTCGACGATCTGGAACAAGGCGAACCGGTCGCCGTTGGCGGTGGGCCCGAAAATGCCGACGATCAAGGTCACGGCGATGGTGGCAATGCGGAAACCCGGTCGGGTGGCCCACGCCGCCAGTGGGATGACCGCCCAGAGCAGGTACCACGGCTGCACGACCGGGAACAGCAGCACCGTCGCGCCGAGAGCCACGCCCAGCCCGCCTACCGGATGCAGACGCCCGCGCAGGACGGCCAGCAGCAGCCACGTCACGGTGATGGTGATGATCAACACACCCATGGCGCGGGTCAGCGACAGCACCGCGGTGGTGTGGTCGCCCAGACCGAGCAGGATGCCCACCTGGCCCGTGCCCAGCGCCAGCAGCGTGGGGGGCGACATCCAGCTGCGCACCACGTTCGCGGTGCCCAGGGTGAAGATCCAGCCGAAGCCCAGACCGCTGGCCCAGCCGATGACGGCCATCACGACCAGCGAGATGCCCATCATGAAGGTGCTGGCGAGCAGGAACGCCTTGACGGTGCCGCCCCAGCGATGACCCAGGGCCATCGCCACGAACCCGAGCGCCAGCAGGCCCGGCAGTTTGACCTGCGACGACATCGTGATCAAGACGGCGCCGAGCACCAGCATGGTGGCCGGAACCCAGGTCGCCCACTGGTCCCGCCCGTGCGGCCAGTGCACCGGCCGGGGCAGCAGCGGCCGGACCGAGTCGATGCCGCGCAACGCGAACTCCGTGCCGATCAGCATCAGGCCGAGCATCAGCGCCTCGTTGTGGATGCCGGCGACCAGGTGCATCAGCAGTAGGGGGTTGGCGGCGCCGAGCCATAGCGCGTTGACCTCGGCGACGCCGCAGCGGCGGGCCAGCCGCGGTACCGCCCAGACGATGAGGCTGACCCCGAACAACACCACCAGCCGGTGGCTGAGCACGGCGGCCACGATGTTCTCTCCGGTGAGCGCGGAGATACCCCGCCCGATCCACAGGAACAGCGGTCCGTACGGCGCCGGCGTCTCGCGCCACAGGCTGGGCACCGACAAGGTGAAGACGTGGTCGAGGCCAAGGCCCGGGGCGGGCCCCACCTTGTACGGGTTGAGCCCGATCCGGGCGATCTGGCTCTGCGCCAGATACGAGTACACGTCCTTGGAGTACATCGGCGGCGCGATGAGCAGCGGCACCATCCACAGCAACAGGGTGTGGTCGAGCTGGCTTCGCGACATCCGCCTGGGCCCCAGGGTGAAGCGGCCGAGCATCAACCAGGCCAGGGCCATCATCACCGCACCCGTGGTGGTCATGGTCAGCGACACCGTCTGGATCCGCGAGGGCAGGTTGAGCAGTCGGACACCGAAGGTGGGGTCCTGTACGACCGGTCGCGCGCCAGCGCCGAGCGCACCGATGCCCATCAGCACCGTTCCGGTGGCGCCGAACAGCCGGGTGCGGCGCATCGACCGTGCTTCGGCGGCGTTGAGTGGCGGCGCAACAGTCCGTTCGTCGCCGTGCAGTCGGGCGATCGAGGTGCTCAGGGAGTGTTGGCGGGCTGCCACCACAGCACTCTAACCGCCGGGGAACGGGCGCCCGAGGCTGCTGAGGGTGCCCTTGGTGGACATCGCCCCACGAATTGCGTCACACTGGTGTTGTGAAAATCCCGGCCGGCCTCCATCCGGTGCCCGCTGCGGGCGCGGTGGCGGCGCATGACGGCCAGACACGGCGCGCGATCGTGCAGCTGCTGCTGGAGTCGGGATCGATCACCGCCGCCGAGATCGGCCGTCGCCTGGGCATCTCCGCCGCTGGAGTGCGTCGTCACCTCGACGCCCTCATCGAGGGCGGGGACGCCGAGGCGATGGCTGCCGCAGCATGGCAGCAGGTCGGTCGCGGCCGGCCCGCCAAGCGCTACCGGCTGACCCCGGCGGGCCGGGCCAAGCTGGAGCACACCTACGACGATCTGGCATCGGCGGCCATGCGCCAGCTCCGTGAGATCGGCGGCGAC is a window from the Mycolicibacterium anyangense genome containing:
- a CDS encoding ABC transporter ATP-binding protein; the encoded protein is MSSGSEIPVRLRGVTKRYGSTTAVSNLDLDVQPAEVLALLGPNGAGKTTTVEMCEGFVRPDEGTISVLGLDPVADNARVRERVGVMLQGGGGYPAARAGEMLNLVASYAANPLDPAWLLDTLGLTDAARTTYRRLSGGQQQRLALACALVGRPELVFLDEPTAGMDAHARLVVWELIDALRRDGVTVVLTTHQLKEAEELADRIVIIDHGSSVASGTPADLMRDGAEGQLRFTAPRRLDLSLLITALPENYTTSEVSPGEYLVEGDIDPQVLATVTAWCARLNVLATDVRVEQRSLEDVFLDLTGKELRP
- a CDS encoding ABC transporter permease; protein product: MSELFPAGTFRPDPRPNAVPTMLAAQYGLELKLLLRNGEQLLLTMFIPITLLIGLTLLPLGSFGEHRVNVFVPMIMALAVISTAFTGQAIAVAFDRRYGALKRLGATALPVWGIIAGKALAVVTVVFLQALLLGGIGLALGWRPHPLGLLLGAVIIALGTAGFAAMGLLLGGTLRAEIVLAVANLLWFVFAGLGALTLETSAIPRAVSWVARLTPSGALTEALTRAMSLSVDWFGIAVLAVWGAVSALAALRWFRFT
- the mptB gene encoding polyprenol phosphomannose-dependent alpha 1,6 mannosyltransferase MptB encodes the protein MAARQHSLSTSIARLHGDERTVAPPLNAAEARSMRRTRLFGATGTVLMGIGALGAGARPVVQDPTFGVRLLNLPSRIQTVSLTMTTTGAVMMALAWLMLGRFTLGPRRMSRSQLDHTLLLWMVPLLIAPPMYSKDVYSYLAQSQIARIGLNPYKVGPAPGLGLDHVFTLSVPSLWRETPAPYGPLFLWIGRGISALTGENIVAAVLSHRLVVLFGVSLIVWAVPRLARRCGVAEVNALWLGAANPLLLMHLVAGIHNEALMLGLMLIGTEFALRGIDSVRPLLPRPVHWPHGRDQWATWVPATMLVLGAVLITMSSQVKLPGLLALGFVAMALGHRWGGTVKAFLLASTFMMGISLVVMAVIGWASGLGFGWIFTLGTANVVRSWMSPPTLLALGTGQVGILLGLGDHTTAVLSLTRAMGVLIITITVTWLLLAVLRGRLHPVGGLGVALGATVLLFPVVQPWYLLWAVIPLAAWATRPGFRIATIAVTLIVGIFGPTANGDRFALFQIVDATVASTVIVLLLIALTINRLPWRTVPGTTETFSGQEPDPPVSDPPNQPPTPRSAPDAYAETP
- a CDS encoding helix-turn-helix transcriptional regulator, whose product is MRHTGVVKIPAGLHPVPAAGAVAAHDGQTRRAIVQLLLESGSITAAEIGRRLGISAAGVRRHLDALIEGGDAEAMAAAAWQQVGRGRPAKRYRLTPAGRAKLEHTYDDLASAAMRQLREIGGDQAVQTFARRRIDAILAGVTDGPEDVESTAERVADALSKAGYATTTTKVRGPIQGIQICQHHCPVSHVAEEFPELCEAEQQAMSEILGTHVQRLATIANGDCACTTHVPLNPGQP